In Paenibacillus protaetiae, the genomic stretch GACGTTGCCCGGAAATCTCCATCTTGATCGGGTAACGGATAAAATCCGAATACTTCTTCACGATGGCGCGAAGGCGGTACGTTTCCAGGTACTCGTCGTACGAATCCTCTTCGGTGTTGGCCTTGATATGCAAAATAATATCCGTGCCGGCCGTTTCTTTGGACGCCGGTTCAATCGTGTAGCCTTCCGCGCCTTCGGAATGCCAGCGGTACGCTTCATTTGCGCCCCATGCCTTCGAAATTACAGTCACTTCGTCCGCCACCATAAACGCGGAGTAGAAGCCAACGCCAAACTGGCCGATAATGTTGTGGCCGTCCTTTTGCTCGGTTTCCTTTTTAAAAGCAAGCGAGCCGCTTTTCGCGATGACGCCCAGGTTGTTTTCCAGCTCTTCCGGGGTCATGCCGATGCCGGTATCGGAGATCGTAAGTGTCCGCTTGTCCTTATCGGCTGTAATTTTAATGAAATAGTCTTCTTTGTTAAACGTCAGACCCTCTTCGGTCAACGCCTTGTAGTACATTTTATCAATCGCGTCGCTTGCGTTAGAGATGAGCTCCCGGAGGAAAATTTCCCGCTGCGTATAAATCGAGTTAATCATCATTTCCAGCAAACGTTTCGATTCGGCTTTAAACTGCTGCATAACGGCCATTGAAATGAAGCACTCCTTTCGAATGATCAAATTCGTTAGCACTCTCATTCACTGAGTGCTAAACATCTACCTCTTATATACCATATCCTAAATTTTGCTGTCAACAACCCGAATGCTTACAGCAGGGCAGCCGGACCGGGCGCAGGCTATGCGGATAACAAGACCAAGCCTGCCGTTCCGCAAAAAAGAAGCTTGCAAGGCTTATGCGGCCTAGCAAGCTTCTTGTTTCATATGTCACCGAACCTGCACATGCATGGTACTGGAAGCAGCCTGTCGCAAGGAGCCCGTTACGCCTCCGGCGTATGAGCTTTCATCTCATCCAAGCTTTTAAACACATATCCTTGCGCTCTTGCATCATCAATAATGCGCCCCAGCGCCTCCGCATTGTCCTTCGACACCGAATGCAGCAAAATAACCGCACCCGGATGAAGCTGGGACATGACGCTCCGGTAAGCAAAATCCGCCCCTCTCTGCATGGCGGTATCCCAGTCCTTGTACGCAATCGACCAGAACACGTTCGTATAGCCCATTTCCTTGCTGACGGCCAGCGACCGTTCATTAAAAATGCCGCGCGGCGTACGCAAGTAGGTCATCGTCTGCTGGCCGGTCACAGCGGTAACGCCATTTTTCACTTTATCCAGCTCGGCCCGGATCTGCTCGCGCGGAATTTGGCTCATATCCGGATGGCTCCACGAATGGTTGCCGATCAGATGCCCTTCCTTGACCATCCGGTTCAGCAGCTCCGGCTCGGTTTTAATGTAATGGCCGGTTACAAAAAAAATCGCCGACACCTGCTTTGCCTTCAGCACGTCCAAAATTTTGGCCGTATAGCCGTTTTCATAACCGTTGTCGAACGTCAAATACAGCTCCTTCG encodes the following:
- the pdaA gene encoding delta-lactam-biosynthetic de-N-acetylase, translated to MKRLRVAVALLSMLVMIGQMPAVYADGAFHFGFKKSVKGQLPSIDEEGFKELLAKYGAVFTGDVSSKELYLTFDNGYENGYTAKILDVLKAKQVSAIFFVTGHYIKTEPELLNRMVKEGHLIGNHSWSHPDMSQIPREQIRAELDKVKNGVTAVTGQQTMTYLRTPRGIFNERSLAVSKEMGYTNVFWSIAYKDWDTAMQRGADFAYRSVMSQLHPGAVILLHSVSKDNAEALGRIIDDARAQGYVFKSLDEMKAHTPEA